In the Engystomops pustulosus chromosome 2, aEngPut4.maternal, whole genome shotgun sequence genome, one interval contains:
- the LOC140116848 gene encoding ecto-ADP-ribosyltransferase 5-like, with protein sequence MQEGFFDDQYIGCTEEMETLAPEILEKEKMASAEFKKQWNEAAEVWESAKPYLKNIPEGFKDEYGIALLTFWFLDLNISVSIINALRRFQDPKSFRYHSFHFYLTRALSLLRPGCGGKLVTVYQELHLQVQKPLAPEVRFSGIGLFITNNEPKKKNGDLSLIINTCFGMKMLQFSVFPLVKGLLIPMNEVFRIRSYDEVENQIIVESTYRKCSYYNCAYLGGTKSPNCSHIIRSSGEKQRYY encoded by the coding sequence ATGCAGGAGGGGTTTTTTGATGACCAATACATCGGATGCACCGAGGAAATGGAGACATTAGCCCCCGAAATACTGGAGAAGGAGAAAATGGCTTCAGCTGAATTTAAAAAGCAGTGGAATGAAGCAGCTGAAGTTTGGGAAAGCGCAAAACCTTACCTGAAAAATATTCCGGAAGGTTTTAAGGATGAATACGGGATCGCATTGTTGACCTTCTGGTTTTTAGATTTAAATATAAGCGTAAGTATCATAAATGCTTTGAGACGATTCCAAGATCCCAAGTCCTTCAGGTACCATTCATTTCATTTCTACCTTACCCGAGCCTTGTCTCTACTACGACCCGGCTGTGGTGGGAAACTCGTCACTGTATATCAGGAACTCCATCTTCAAGTTCAGAAGCCTCTTGCCCCGGAGGTACGATTTTCAGGAATTGGATTATTTATTACTAATAATGAACCGAAAAAGAAAAACGGTGACTTATCGCTCATCATTAACACGTGTTTTGGGATGAAAATGCTACAATTCTCAGTTTTTCCATTGGTTAAGGGTTTATTGATTCCAATGAATGAAGTGTTCCGGATCAGAAGCTACGATGAGGTAGAGAACCAGATCATCGTGGAGAGCACCTACAGGAAGTGCAGCTACTACAACTGCGCCTACCTGGGAG